In Mercurialis annua linkage group LG6, ddMerAnnu1.2, whole genome shotgun sequence, the following are encoded in one genomic region:
- the LOC126686293 gene encoding polygalacturonase-like has product MAKTNIYSSLAFLIIVYASSLASASQYNVLSYGAKSDGKTDSTKPFISAWTQACGSSKPATVYVPSGKFYLKNLVFQGPCKNNAILFRIDGILVAPSDYRVIGNAGYWIYFKYVNGVTVSGGILDGQGSGLWACKGSGKKCPIGATTLGFSNSKNIAINGLTSLNSQMFHIVINGCHNVRVQEVRVSASGNSPNTDGIHVQRSSDVTIFNSRIGTGDDCISIGPGTSNLWIENIACGPGHGISIGSLGWGPQEEGVQNVTVKSVTFSGTQNGVRIKSWGRPSSGFARNILFQHAVMTNVQNPIVIDQNYCPNNKNCPGQESGVKISDITYQDIHGTSATEVAVKFDCSKKNPCTGIKLENVKLTYKNQAADASCNNADGTESGFVQPSSCL; this is encoded by the exons ATGgccaaaacaaatatttattctTCACTTGCATTTCTGATCATTGTCTATGCCTCTTCTTTAGCAAGTGCATCCCAATATAATGTGTTGAGTTATGGGGCTAAATCTGATGGCAAAACTGACTCAACAAAACCCTTTATTTCTGCATGGACACAAGCTTGTGGCTCAAGTAAGCCAGCCACTGTTTATGTTCCATCAGGGAAATTTTATCTGAAAAATTTAGTATTTCAGGGTCCATGCAAGAACAATGCAATATTATTTCGTATCGATGGAATTCTTGTAGCTCCATCAGACTATAGAGTTATTGGTAATGCTGGCTACTGGATTTACTTCAAGTATGTGAATGGTGTTACTGTTTCTGGTGGAATTCTCGACGGACAAGGTTCCGGTTTATGGGCTTGCAAAGGCTCTGGCAAGAAATGCCCTATTGGTGCCACG ACTCTGGGGTTTTCCAACTCGAAAAATATAGCAATTAATGGATTGACTTCGCTAAATAGCCAAATGTTCCATATTGTCATCAATGGCTGCCACAATGTGAGAGTGCAAGAGGTAAGAGTTTCAGCCTCCGGTAATAGCCCTAACACCGACGGCATTCATGTACAACGATCAAGCGACGTAACAATCTTCAACTCGCGGATTGGAACCGGTGACGATTGTATCTCAATCGGTCCTGGCACCAGTAATTTGTGGATTGAGAATATAGCTTGTGGTCCTGGCCATGGAATCAG CATTGGTAGTTTGGGATGGGGTCCTCAAGAGGAAGGTGTACAAAATGTGACAGTTAAATCAGTTACATTTTCTGGTACTCAGAATGGAGTAAGAATCAAGTCTTGGGGCAGACCTAGCAGTGGATTTGCAAGAAATATACTCTTCCAACATGCTGTCATGACCAATGTCCAAAACCCAATTGTCATTGATCAAAACTATTGTCCTAACAACAAAAATTGTCCTGGTCAG GAATCTGGAGTTAAAATTAGTGATATAACATATCAAGATATCCATGGAACATCAGCAACAGAAGTAGCAGTAAAATTTGACTGCAGTAAAAAGAATCCGTGCACCGGAATCAAACTGGAGAATGTGAAATTAACCTACAAGAATCAGGCAGCTGATGCATCTTGTAACAATGCCGATGGAACAGAATCTGGTTTTGTACAACCTAGTAGTTGTCTTTAA
- the LOC126686295 gene encoding ATPase 11, plasma membrane-type-like isoform X1 produces MYHLIDLRILLYLQGKPPDWQDFVGIITLLLIYSTVGFIEENNAGYAAAALMASLAPKAKVLRDGRWNEQGVAVLVPSDIDMMLLRINGESEKTMDQRLQDMKHVYFL; encoded by the exons ATGTatcatttgattgatttgagAATTTTGTTATATTTGCAGGGGAAGCCTCCAGATTGGCAGGATTTTGTTGGAATTATTACTTTGCTGTTGATCTACTCGACTGTTGGTTTTATTGAGGAAAACAATGCTGGTTACGCGGCTGCTGCTCTCATGGCTAGTCTTGCTCCGAAAGCTAAG GTTCTTCGAGATGGAAGGTGGAATGAGCAGGGTGTCGCGGTTTTAGTTCCTAGTGACATT GATATGATGTTGCTAAGGATAAATGGAGAATCAGAGAAGACTATGGACCAAAGATTACAAGATATGAAgcatgtttattttttataa
- the LOC126686295 gene encoding plasma membrane ATPase 3-like isoform X2 encodes MYHLIDLRILLYLQGKPPDWQDFVGIITLLLIYSTVGFIEENNAGYAAAALMASLAPKAKDMMLLRINGESEKTMDQRLQDMKHVYFL; translated from the exons ATGTatcatttgattgatttgagAATTTTGTTATATTTGCAGGGGAAGCCTCCAGATTGGCAGGATTTTGTTGGAATTATTACTTTGCTGTTGATCTACTCGACTGTTGGTTTTATTGAGGAAAACAATGCTGGTTACGCGGCTGCTGCTCTCATGGCTAGTCTTGCTCCGAAAGCTAAG GATATGATGTTGCTAAGGATAAATGGAGAATCAGAGAAGACTATGGACCAAAGATTACAAGATATGAAgcatgtttattttttataa
- the LOC126653426 gene encoding polygalacturonase-like: MAKNQRFASVLSLIIFLLISSVANAARFSVLSYGAKPNGETDSTKAFLSAWNEACGSSKPATVYVPSGKYFLNNVEFKGPCKNNAILFRIEGTLVAPSDYNVIGDAGYWIYFKYVDGVTVSGGFLDGQGSSLWDCKSSGKNCPSGAASLGFLNSKNVAINGLTSLNSQFFHIVINGCQNVNIQGVTVSASGQSPNTDGIHVQQSNAVTIVNCKIRTGDDCISIGPGSTNFWIEKIACGPGHGISIGSLGWDLKEAGVQNVTVKTVIFSGTQNGVRIKSWGRPSSGFARNIIFQDAVMVNVQNPIVISQNYCPGNKNCPGQESGVKIDDITYKNIYGTSATQVAVKFDCSKMNPCTGIKMQDVKLSYKDEPASASCSNADGTATGIIQPSSCL, translated from the exons ATGGCCAAAAACCAAAGATTTGCTTCAGTTCTTTCACTTATCATTTTTCTCTTAATTTCCTCAGTAGCAAATGCAGCAAGATTCAGTGTGTTGAGTTATGGGGCTAAACCTAACGGAGAAACTGACTCAACCAAAGCTTTTTTATCAGCTTGGAATGAAGCTTGTGGCTCAAGTAAGCCAGCCACTGTTTATGTTCCATCAGGGAAATATTTTCTGAATAATGTGGAATTTAAAGGTCCATGCAAGAATAATGCAATATTATTTCGTATTGAAGGAACTCTTGTGGCTCCGTCAGATTATAATGTTATTGGTGATGCTGGCTACTGGATTTACTTTAAGTATGTTGACGGCGTTACTGTTTCTGGTGGGTTTCTTGACGGACAAGGTTCTAGTTTATGGGATTGTAAATCTTCCGGCAAGAATTGCCCTAGTGGTGCTGCG TCACTtggatttttaaattcaaagaaCGTAGCTATTAACGGATTAACTTCGTTAAATAGCCAATTTTTCCACATTGTCATCAACGGTTGTCAAAATGTGAACATCCAAGGCGTTACCGTCTCAGCTTCCGGCCAAAGCCCTAACACCGATGGAATTCACGTACAACAATCAAACGCCGTTACAATCGTCAACTGCAAGATCCGAACCGGTGATGACTGTATATCAATCGGTCCTGGTTCAACCAATTTTTGGATAGAAAAGATAGCATGTGGCCCTGGCCATGGAATcag CATTGGGAGTTTAGGATGGGATCTTAAAGAGGCAGGTGTACAAAATGTGACAGTTAAAACAGTTATTTTTTCAGGTACTCAGAATGGTGTGAGAATTAAATCATGGGGGAGACCTAGTAGTGGCTTTGCCAGGAACATAATTTTCCAAGATGCTGTTATGGTTAATGTCCAAAATCCAATAGTCATCAGTCAAAATTACTGCCCTGGCAACAAAAATTGTCCTGGTCAG GAATCTGGTGTTAAAATTGATGATATCACATATAAGAATATATACGGAACATCGGCAACACAAGTAGCAGTGAAATTTGACTGTAGTAAAATGAATCCATGCACTGGGATCAAAATGCAAGACGTGAAGCTGAGCTACAAGGATGAGCCAGCTTCTGCATCTTGCAGTAATGCAGACGGGACAGCAACTGGAATTATTCAGCCCTCGAGTTGTCTCTAA
- the LOC126686093 gene encoding probably inactive leucine-rich repeat receptor-like protein kinase At5g48380, which produces MNHNATLRDANTNSQGFADSLKISTTGLLHVKFWDFCIRGLEQISKYFGHKNENIHCGVVETQDHILIYCIFARNIWCGVLQKLDILWSFPNSFGDFMVQWVNIIPKGPNIRVFQHKDSSKETIIFNCFSNNGKGEEDLPIVVGVDGVLPERGVGGNGVVEDGDGGIGVDVGGIEGSEGGREDESVGKDGGDGVAVGGSDGVAGVEGGGAAGVGGVEGGGREFHDHGASFLNIKSSTYASCDEKGWETVVFLAIGFFMRYYKPRKRPVVRKKNKVMMETPMMASLVERREKKMIEAIQEISKLEKLTTRLSFSLLYDATDRFCQENIIQVGKRGTMFKGELPCGSFIAAKRLNGSHYLDTIFISKLIILSQLKHNIMVPFLGFCIESRDRFVMCYKFMQNGKLYDWLHPENGGSSCLDWPTRVFIAKKVAKGLAYLHSNSAYPTAHVNISSSSILLDNDFEPKISNFGGAVFISKNSKNSYQNVFKKDVYRFGVLLLEIVTGEDPVRNRTSFNSLKEHITGEDLVRNRKSSVVDKSVIGERFEHEMLHFLEVACDCLQTLPDQRPTMIEVYHKLVAGSQVDVDSYLSKCG; this is translated from the exons ATGAACCACAATGCAACATTGAGGGATGCTAATACAAAT TCTCAAGGTTTTGCAGATAGTCTTAAAATTTCTACAACTGGTTTACTGCATGTGAAATTTTGGGATTTCTGCATACGAGGTCTTGAG CAGATTTCTAAATACTTCGGACATAAGAATGAGAACATACATTGTGGTGTTGTCGAGACTCAAGATCATATCCTCATTTATTGCATTTTTGCTCGGAATATTTGGTGTGGCGTTCTTCAAAAACTCGATATTCTTTGGTCTTTTCCAAACTCTTTTGGTGATTTTATGGTACAATGGGTGAATATTATACCAAAAGGACC GAACATTAGAGTCTTTCAGCATAAAGATTCAAGTAAAGAGACAATAATTTTTAACTGTTTTTCGAa TAATGGTAAGGGAGAGGAGGATCTACCTATCGTAGTAGGCGTCGACGGTGTATTACCGGAACGTGGCGTTGGAGGAAACGGTGTTGTAGAAGACGGAGATGGAGGAATCGGCGTGGACGTTGGAGGAATTGAAGGATCTGAAGGAGGCAGAGAAGATGAATCTGTAGGTAAAGATGGCGGAGATGGCGTGGCTGTCGGCGGATCTGATGGTGTTGCTGGAGTGGAAGGTGGAGGAGCAGCCGGTGTTGGAGGAGTGGAAGGTGGAGGAAGAGAATT TCATGATCATGGAGCGtcattcttaaatattaaaAGCTCAACTTACGCATCCTGTGATGAGAAGGGTTGGGAAACTGTAGTCT tTCTAGCTATCGGTTTTTTCATGCGCTATTACAAGCCTCGCAAGCGACCGGTTGTCAGAAAGAAGAACAAGGTGATGATGGAGACGCCGATGATGGCTTCATTAGTCGAAAGGCGCGAGAAGAAGATGATAGAAGCAATTCAAGAG ATATCAAAACTAGAGAAGTTGACAACGAGGTTAAGTTTCAGCCTACTGTATGATGCAACTGACAGATTTTGCCAAGAAAATATCATTCAGGTCGGAAAACGGGGGACAATGTTCAAAGGAGAACTCCCTTGTGGGAGTTTCATTGCAGCTAAAAGACTAAATGGATCTCATTACTTGGATACAATATTCATTTCCAAGTTGATAATTCTGAGTCAACTAAAGCATAATATTATGGTTCCATTCCTGGGATTCTGTATAGAATCAAGAGACAGGTTTGTGATGTGCTacaaatttatgcaaaacggcAAGCTTTACGATTGGCTACATCCTGAAAATGGTGGATCTAGCTGTCTGGATTGGCCAACCAGAGTCTTCATTGCCAAGAAAGTTGCGAAAGGATTGGCTTATCTCCATAGTAACTCTGCTTATCCAACTGCACATGTAAATATAAGCTCCAGCTCTATCTTACTTGATAATGATTTTGAACCCAAGATATCAAATTTTGGTGGAGCAGTTTTCATTTCCAAGAATTCGAAGAACTCTTATCAGAATGTTTTCAAGAAGGATGTTTATAGATTTGGTGTTTTGCTTCTTGAGATCGTAACAGGGGAAGATCCCGTAAGGAATCGTACTTCGTTCAATTCTCTAAAAGAACACATAACAGGGGAAGATCTGGTAAGAAATCGCAAGTCCTCCGTTGTTGATAAATCTGTaataggtgaaaggtttgaGCATGAAATGTTGCATTTCTTGGAAGTTGCTTGTGATTGTCTTCAGACTCTTCCGGATCAAAGGCCAACGATGATTGAAGTGTACCATAAGTTGGTGGCTGGATCTCAGGTAGACGTCGATAGTTACTTATCAAAATGTGGATAG
- the LOC126686092 gene encoding probably inactive leucine-rich repeat receptor-like protein kinase At5g48380, translating to MEMTHKIRRRVILLIICSFLSYFTPTICTESDIACLKLIKASLQDPYGYFTSWTFNNNTEGFICRYTGVECWHPDENKIINLRLSDMGLKGEFPRGIKHCTSLTGLDLSSNELQGSIPSDIQRLLPYVTSLDLSSNNFSGEIPSSIADCSNLNALILYNNRLTGRIPQQIGLLRRIKTFSVAHNLLSGPVPNIANVSIRADSYANNSGLCGGPLIKRCKEHHHHQAMKFDFSFKGGFAIGYLVSVVTVIVVYASYCVPWVHSGQRNKMITVAAMILLMIRQKKKKEAEFDQFNSLSAMEFLDQMQVSTSEKFVTRMNFKDLSKATNDFSQHNIIELGEIGTTFKATLANGWSLAVKKFSNSQQSEEQFITELKTLGKLRHDNLLPLLGFCKESKKRLLVYKYMSRGHLFDWLHPTESENKKKILKWPLRVKIAAGVARALAWLHHCCEFRVAHLSISSQCILLDQNFEPKLSNFGMSSMINPKEVNASRGFCMDIEFWEECFIKEDVFSFGIVLLELITGKTATSLKGSDESMEKLITEAPSNSSLSVCDLMDEALIGQGHDQEIFQCLKIACNCVHSYLQKRPSMLDVYTTLSIISDSYEV from the exons ATGGAAATGACACATAAAATTAGAAGAAGAGTGATACTTTTAATTATCTGTTCATTTCTGAGTTATTTTACTCCAACTATTTGCACTGAGTCTGATATTGCTTGCTTGAAATTGATAAAAGCTTCCTTACAAGACCCTTACGGATATTTTACTTCATGGACCTTTAACAACAACACAGAAGGTTTCATATGCAGATATACTGGAGTAGAATGCTGGCATCCTGACGAGAACAAGATCATAAATCTCAGACTCTCTGACATGGGGCTCAAAGGTGAGTTTCCTAGGGGTATCAAACATTGTACTAGCTTAACAGGCTTAGATCTCTCCAGCAATGAACTTCAGGGTTCAATTCCGTCTGACATCCAACGCTTACTACCATATGTCACAAGCCTTGACCTGTCTTCCAACAATTTCTCTGGCGAAATCCCTTCGAGCATTGCTGATTGTTCTAATCTGAATGCTCTGATTCTTTACAATAATCGTCTAACTGGTCGAATTCCGCAGCAAATAGGTCTTCTCCGACGGATCAAGACCTTCAGCGTGGCACATAATCTGCTATCAGGACCGGTGCCAAACATTGCGAATGTTTCTATACGAGCTGACAGTTATGCAAATAACAGTGGACTCTGCGGAGGGCCATTAATTAAAAGATGTAAAgagcatcatcatcatcaagcaatgaaatttgatttttcgttCAAAGGTGGGTTTGCAATTGGATACTTGGTTAGTGTAGTTACGGTGATTGTGGTGTATGCATCTTACTGTGTACCTTGGGTGCATTCTGGTCAAAGGAACAAGATGATCACTGTTGCAGCTATGATCTTGCTGATGATCaggcagaagaagaaaaaggagGCAGAGTTTGACCAATTCAATAGCTTGTCCGCTATGGAGTTTCTAGATCAGATGCAG GTTTCCACTTCGGAAAAGTTTGTTACAAGAATGAATTTTAAAGATCTAAGCAAGGCAACTAATGATTTCAGCCAACATAATATCATTGAATTGGGTGAAATAGGAACTACATTTAAAGCCACTCTTGCCAATGGTTGGTCCCTTGCTGTCAAGAAATTTTCCAACTCTCAACAATCTGAAGAACAATTCATCACCGAGTTGAAAACATTAGGAAAACTAAGACATGATAATCTACTACCACTTCTCGGATTCTGCAAAGAATCAAAGAAAAGACTACTGGTTTATAAATACATGTCGAGAGGACACCTTTTCGACTGGTTACATCCAACAGAAAGCGAGAACAAGAAGAAAATTCTTAAATGGCCTTTGAGGGTAAAAATTGCAGCTGGTGTAGCAAGAGCCTTGGCGTGGCTGCACCATTGCTGCGAGTTTCGTGTTGCCCATCTCTCCATAAGCTCACAGTGCATTCTGCTAGATCAGAATTTCGAACCAAAATTGTCCAACTTCGGGATGTCTTCGATGATTAATCCCAAAGAAGTCAATGCGAGCAGGGGATTTTGCATGGACATCGAATTCTGGGAAGAGTGTTTTATTAAAGAAGATGTTTTCAGCTTTGGAATTGTGCTTCTTGAACTAATTACTGGAAAAACCGCTACCTCTTTAAAAGGTTCGGATGAAAGCATGGAGAAATTAATAACTGAAGCTCCTTCGAATAGTTCTTTAAGTGTATGCGATTTAATGGACGAAGCTCTGATAGGGCAAGGACATGATCAAGAGATCTTTCAATGCCTTAAAATAGCTTGTAATTGTGTTCATAGCTATCTTCAGAAAAGGCCGAGTATGCTCGATGTGTACACAACACTTAGCATCATTAGTGACAGTTATGAGGTATAA
- the LOC126687507 gene encoding uncharacterized protein LOC126687507, with amino-acid sequence MIRNLLSPRSLVAKFISFYPTTSTYCITNSSFGSRLNRYGSSALEDRFHLILISVRRCSTNPVMPLLYWPRPDKLIWHYSKNGAYPAISLANSSIFKGNWQRLWGLSIPNKIRVFVWRCVHNGLFTGEALHMRLQLSPSCPFCAAVETLEHMLLHCSRIHLIWFGSPLSFRSHWDLTTKFHLQWKHISNQLTSLDPTASSLELFCFILWHIWKSRNNCIFQNAQDSPEWVISQSIRDRAEFDQAQQEQRSLVLRRQPPPQQHYNVHVIPSYCLKINYDAAVDTQKQQGCVGLMAKNADNVILGRFSALFRFIWDPGILEFLALRETMNWAISNDWNNVIFEGDALQVSTMINSRCCTLASAQGICDDI; translated from the exons ATGATCCGCAATTTGTTGTCTCCAAGATCCTTGGTTGCCAAGTTCATATCCTTTTATCCCACGACCTCTACCTACTGCATCACAAACTCCTCTTTTGGTTCAAGACTTAATAGATATGGATCTTCGGCGTTGGAAGACAGATTTCATCTTATCCTTATTTCAGTTAGAAGATGCTCAACAAATCCTGTCATGCCTCTTCTCTACTGGCCTCGTCCTGATAAACTGATTTGGCATTACTCTAAAAATGGTGCATATCCT GCCATATCACTCGCAAATTCCTCAATATTCAAAGGCAATTGGCAAAGACTGTGGGGTTTATCTATTCCTAACAAAATTAGAGTCTTCGTGTGGCGTTGTGTGCATAATGGTTTATTTACGGGCGAGGCTCTTCATATGCGTCTACAGCTTTCTCCATCCTGTCCTTTCTGTGCTGCAGTGGAAACACTAGAACACATGCTGCTTCACTGCTCTCGTATCCATTTAATATGGTTTGGATCTCCTCTTAGTTTTCGGTCACATTGGGATCTAACCACCAAATTTCATCTTCAATGGAAGCACATCAGTAACCAGCTCACTAGTTTGGATCCTACTGCTTCTTCATTAGAGCTCTTTTGTTTCATTCTCTGGCATATTTGGAAGTCTAGAAATAATTGTATCTTCCAGAATGCACAAGATTCTCCGGAATGGGTGATATCTCAAAGCATTAGAGACAGAGCTGAATTCGACCAAGCTCAACAGGAACAGAGATCCCTTGTTCTTCGCCGTCAGCCTCCACCACAACAACATTACAATGTTCATGTCATTCCTTCTTACTGCTTAAAGATAAACTATGATGCAGCTGTAGATACACAGAAACAGCAGGGTTGTGTTGGTCTGATGGCAAAGAATGCAGATAATGTTATATTAGGTAGATTTTCTGCATTATTTCGTTTCATCTGGGATCCAGGTATTTTAGAATTTCTAGCTTTGCGTGAAACGATGAACTGGGCGATTTCAAATGACTGGAACAACGTTATATTTGAAGGTGATGCTCTCCAAGTATCCACAATGATCAATTCTCGATGCTGTACTTTAGCATCGGCTCAGGGTATTTGTGACGATATCTGA